From a single Nicotiana tabacum cultivar K326 chromosome 8, ASM71507v2, whole genome shotgun sequence genomic region:
- the LOC107805075 gene encoding uncharacterized protein LOC107805075: MDHLVDKSQSGFIPGRVITDNIILSHELVKGYGRKGISPRWKFVRWIMVCVKTISYSILINGKPMEPFKARRGLRQGDPLSPFLFVLGMEYLTRSFKTLKYKLDFNFHPRCDKLNIIQLGFADDVLLFCRGDTISIQMIFNCFMEFSKAFVLKANTTKSSIYFGGVPQDIQQSIVQVIGFSMGELSFKKVAIDQNSVVLHPNILIADICGTNASKKVLLSWDKVCSPKTAGGYNVMDVPTWNKVAIYILLWKLYKKKDKLWVQWIYLYYGKKQEVWETNPSNASWIVQKIIKAKRYVEAAGIDMKELAEWNYFSIKKWYKGMRGQVAGSIWSKLLHWQGITRPSMEWQREVQWAEDKATGNTAKAQVYRLTLAGAVYHIWSERNRRVFQEEQRKWK, from the exons ATGGATCATTTAGTAGATAAAAGCCAATCTGGTTTTATTCCAGGAAGAGTTATCACTGACAACATAATTCTAAGCCATGAACTGGTCAAAGGGTACGGGAGGAAGGGCATCTCACCTAGAT GGAAGTTTGTTAGATGGATAATGGTATGTGTAAAGACAATATCCTACTCTATACTCATTAATGGGAAACCTATGGAACCATTCAAAGCTAGAAGAGGATTGAGACAGGGTGATCCACTATCACCATTTCTTTTTGTGCTTGGGATGGAGTACCTTACAAGGAGTTTCAAGACTTTGAAGTATAAGCTAGATTTCAACTTCCATCCTAGATGTGATAAACTAAATATCATTCAACTGGGGTTTGCAGATGACGTGTTGCTGTTCTGTAGAGGAGATACTATTTCTATCCAAATGATATTCAACTGTTTCATGGAATTCTCTAAGGCATTTGTCCTAAAAGCAAACACAACAAAGAGTTCCATATACTTTGGGGGAGTGCCACAAGATATACAACAGAGCATAGTACAAGTAATTGGTTTTAGTATGGGAGAGTTGTCTTTCAA GAAGGTTGCAATTGATCAAAACAGTGTTGTTCTCCATCCAAATATACTGATCGCAGATATTT GTGGAACAAATGCTTCAAAAAAAGTTTTGCTATCATGGGACAAAGTATGCTCTCCAAAGACTGCTGGTGGATATAATGTGATGGATGTGCCCACATGGAATAAAGTTGCAATTTACATATTACTATGGAAACTGTATAAGAAGAAAGACAAATTGTGGGTTCAGTGGATTTATTTGTATTATGGGAAGAAACAAGAAGTGTGGGAAACCAATCCAAGCAATGCATCATGGATAGTTCAGAAAATCATTAAGGCAAAAAGATATGTAGAGGCAGCAGGGATTGATATGAAAGAACTGGCAGAATGGAACTACTTCTCTATCAAGAAGTGGTACAAAGGCATGCGAGGACA AGTTGCTGGAAGTATATGGAGCAAGTTGCTGCATTGGCAAGGCATAACAAGACCCTCGATGGAGTGGCAAAGAGAGGTACAATGGGCTGAAGACAAAGCAACAGGAAACACTGCAAAAGCTCAAGTATATAGGCTGACTTTGGCAGGTGCAGTATACCATATATGGAGTGAAAGAAACAGGAGAGTATTTCAAGAAGAGCAGAGGAAATGGAAGTGA